A single Curtobacterium sp. MCSS17_015 DNA region contains:
- the dxr gene encoding 1-deoxy-D-xylulose-5-phosphate reductoisomerase: MSSRRRVVLLGSTGSIGTQALDVIARNPDRFEVVGLTAGSNAGALAQQADRLGVRDTALGAADAERLVRSVEADVVLNGITGSVGLGPTLAALETGATLALANKESLIVGGALVRAAAAPGQIVPVDSEHSAIAQALRSGRDAEVRRLVLTASGGPFRGRSREELCDVTPAQALAHPTWDMGLVVTTNSATLVNKGLEVIEAHLLFDVPYDRIDVTVHAQSVVHSMVEFVDGSTIAQASPPDMRLPIALGMAWPDRVPDVGVPLDWTTASTWTFEPLDSRAFGAVDLAKRVGVLGGTFPAVFNAANEQAVAAFHAGAIGFLDIVDTVARVMDGHRAGEPSLEGVLAAERWARQQADRILTR, encoded by the coding sequence GTGTCGAGCCGCCGCCGCGTCGTCCTCCTCGGGAGCACGGGGTCGATCGGCACCCAGGCGCTCGACGTCATCGCGCGCAACCCCGACCGGTTCGAGGTGGTCGGCCTGACCGCCGGCAGCAACGCCGGAGCCCTCGCTCAGCAGGCCGATCGCCTCGGCGTCCGGGACACGGCGCTCGGTGCCGCCGACGCGGAACGCCTGGTGCGCAGCGTCGAAGCGGACGTCGTCCTCAACGGCATCACCGGCTCCGTCGGCCTCGGCCCCACCCTCGCCGCCCTCGAGACCGGGGCGACGCTGGCCCTGGCCAACAAGGAGAGCCTCATCGTCGGCGGTGCGCTCGTACGGGCCGCCGCCGCGCCCGGACAGATCGTCCCGGTCGACAGCGAGCACTCCGCGATCGCGCAGGCCCTCCGCTCGGGGAGGGACGCGGAGGTCCGGCGACTCGTCCTCACCGCGAGCGGCGGCCCGTTCCGTGGTCGGAGCCGCGAGGAACTCTGTGACGTCACGCCGGCGCAGGCGCTGGCCCATCCGACCTGGGACATGGGTCTCGTCGTCACGACGAACTCCGCGACGCTCGTCAACAAGGGCCTCGAGGTCATCGAGGCCCACCTGCTCTTCGACGTGCCGTACGACCGCATCGACGTCACGGTGCACGCGCAGTCGGTCGTCCACTCGATGGTCGAGTTCGTCGACGGCTCCACGATCGCGCAGGCGTCCCCGCCGGACATGCGTCTGCCGATCGCCCTCGGGATGGCCTGGCCGGACCGCGTGCCGGACGTCGGCGTGCCGCTGGACTGGACGACCGCGAGCACCTGGACCTTCGAACCGCTCGACTCCCGTGCCTTCGGCGCCGTCGACCTCGCCAAGCGTGTCGGCGTGCTCGGCGGGACGTTCCCCGCCGTGTTCAACGCGGCGAACGAGCAGGCCGTCGCCGCCTTCCACGCCGGTGCCATCGGCTTCCTCGACATCGTCGACACGGTGGCGCGGGTCATGGACGGGCACCGCGCGGGGGAACCGTCCCTCGAGGGCGTCCTCGCCGCCGAGCGGTGGGCGCGGCAGCAGGCCGACCGCATCCTGACCCGCTGA
- a CDS encoding FKBP-type peptidyl-prolyl cis-trans isomerase has protein sequence MKRLRLLPIALVPAVVLGLAACSGSGSSDASASATSTPGATATPISSCPKPGKASDSITATGAVGGSTAPEVTFDDGLSAAPPQATRTVEGKGDALADGDFVQVAYTAYDAKDAKNLVTVGFDQGNPQVLSVGGTGFGALLACAHVGDRVAVVGQAAALGFNTSGSIVVVADVVEQTPTKSTGTPQDQDPALPTVEDKADGEPEITIPDTDAPTKTTAEVIKQGDGDVIEDGDTALVQYKGVAYEGGKEFDSSWSKGSPTTFTISNSGLIPGFVKGLVGQKIGSQVMIVVTPEDGYGANPPEGSGIPADATLVFVVDLLAKG, from the coding sequence GTGAAGCGTCTCCGTCTGCTCCCGATCGCCCTCGTGCCCGCCGTGGTCCTCGGCCTCGCGGCCTGTTCCGGCTCCGGCTCCTCGGACGCCTCGGCGTCCGCCACGTCGACCCCCGGCGCGACGGCGACGCCGATCTCGTCGTGCCCGAAGCCGGGGAAGGCGTCGGACTCGATCACCGCCACGGGTGCAGTCGGCGGGTCGACCGCGCCCGAGGTGACGTTCGACGACGGCCTCTCCGCCGCCCCGCCGCAGGCGACCCGGACCGTGGAGGGCAAGGGCGACGCACTGGCCGACGGCGACTTCGTCCAGGTCGCGTACACGGCGTACGACGCGAAGGACGCGAAGAACCTCGTCACCGTCGGCTTCGACCAGGGCAACCCGCAGGTCCTCTCCGTCGGCGGCACCGGCTTCGGCGCGCTCCTCGCCTGTGCACACGTCGGTGACCGTGTCGCCGTCGTCGGGCAAGCAGCCGCACTCGGCTTCAACACGAGCGGGTCGATCGTCGTCGTCGCGGACGTCGTCGAGCAGACCCCGACCAAGTCGACCGGCACGCCGCAGGACCAGGACCCGGCGCTCCCCACGGTGGAGGACAAGGCGGACGGCGAGCCGGAGATCACCATCCCGGACACCGACGCTCCGACGAAGACCACGGCCGAGGTCATCAAGCAGGGCGACGGTGACGTCATCGAGGACGGCGACACCGCGCTCGTGCAGTACAAGGGCGTCGCGTACGAGGGCGGCAAGGAGTTCGACTCCTCGTGGTCGAAGGGCTCGCCGACGACGTTCACGATCTCGAACAGCGGGCTGATCCCCGGGTTCGTGAAGGGCCTGGTCGGTCAGAAGATCGGCTCGCAGGTGATGATCGTCGTCACCCCGGAGGACGGCTACGGCGCCAACCCACCGGAAGGCTCGGGCATCCCGGCCGACGCGACCCTGGTCTTCGTGGTCGACCTGCTGGCCAAGGGCTGA
- a CDS encoding OsmC family protein, with amino-acid sequence MNDHSYEVSVHWTGDRGTGTSGYRDYGRDHLVSADGKPDVLGSADPTFRGDRDRWNPEELVLAALTQCHMLSYLHVAVTRGFTVVQYDDRATASLDLHRDGSGELTGAVLRPVVTIREADRVEDAVSAHAEANRLCFIARSVAFPVHHEPEIVVLGADTSVGTAG; translated from the coding sequence ATGAACGACCACTCCTACGAGGTCTCCGTGCACTGGACGGGCGACCGGGGGACCGGCACGAGCGGGTACCGCGACTACGGCCGTGACCACCTCGTCAGTGCCGACGGCAAGCCCGACGTCCTCGGCAGCGCCGACCCGACCTTCCGCGGCGACCGGGACCGCTGGAACCCGGAGGAGCTGGTCCTCGCTGCCCTCACCCAGTGCCACATGCTGAGCTACCTGCACGTCGCCGTCACCCGTGGCTTCACCGTCGTGCAGTACGACGACCGTGCCACGGCGAGCCTCGACCTCCACCGCGACGGTTCGGGCGAGCTCACCGGGGCCGTCCTCCGTCCCGTCGTCACCATCCGGGAAGCCGATCGTGTCGAGGACGCCGTGTCCGCACACGCCGAAGCGAACCGCCTCTGCTTCATCGCACGATCGGTGGCGTTCCCCGTCCACCACGAGCCCGAGATCGTCGTCCTCGGAGCCGACACATCGGTGGGTACGGCAGGATGA
- a CDS encoding asparaginase — translation MSTATSTDRHPLTADGSVELAVLDRSGFEESRHVGAGVVVGPDGTVLDSVGDAGASIYPRSTMKPLQALAIRRAGALFAGDELVMTTASHAGTPSHQSLALRMLERFDHVEEDLGCPPDLPFDRDTARNTSGPRRLAMNCSGKHAGMLAACRVHGWDESTYLDIRHPLQQAVRSTVEDATGEVVDLVGTDGCGAPVFPLTLTGLARGIAGVVSRADEDTAALTDAVLADPWAIDGVGRANTVTIERLGLLAKLGAEGVMVMGVPGGPAVAVKVLDGALRAGTLAALTLLVRNGLVDADAAAGVLEVTGERVLGSGSPVGAIRVGAGLR, via the coding sequence ATGAGCACGGCCACCAGCACCGACCGTCATCCTCTCACCGCCGACGGGTCGGTCGAGTTGGCCGTCCTCGACCGCTCCGGCTTCGAGGAGAGTCGCCACGTCGGAGCGGGGGTCGTCGTCGGTCCGGACGGTACGGTGCTCGACTCCGTGGGTGACGCCGGCGCGAGCATCTACCCGCGCTCGACGATGAAGCCCCTCCAGGCGCTCGCGATCCGCCGCGCAGGCGCCTTGTTCGCGGGTGACGAGCTGGTCATGACGACCGCGAGCCACGCCGGGACGCCGTCCCACCAGTCACTCGCACTCCGGATGCTCGAGCGGTTCGACCACGTCGAGGAGGACCTGGGGTGCCCGCCGGACCTGCCGTTCGACCGGGACACCGCGCGGAACACGAGCGGCCCCCGTCGTCTGGCGATGAACTGCTCCGGGAAGCACGCGGGGATGCTCGCCGCGTGCCGTGTCCACGGCTGGGACGAGTCGACCTACCTGGACATCCGGCACCCGCTGCAGCAGGCGGTCCGGAGCACGGTCGAGGACGCCACCGGTGAGGTCGTCGACCTCGTCGGGACGGACGGTTGCGGAGCACCGGTCTTCCCGCTCACACTCACCGGGCTGGCCCGGGGCATCGCCGGGGTCGTCTCCCGTGCGGACGAGGACACCGCTGCCCTGACCGATGCCGTCCTGGCCGACCCCTGGGCGATCGACGGCGTCGGGCGTGCGAACACCGTCACCATCGAGCGGCTCGGCCTGCTGGCGAAGCTCGGCGCCGAGGGCGTCATGGTCATGGGCGTGCCGGGCGGCCCGGCCGTCGCCGTCAAGGTCCTCGACGGTGCCCTGCGCGCCGGGACGCTCGCGGCCCTGACGCTGCTCGTGCGCAACGGCCTGGTCGATGCGGACGCCGCCGCCGGCGTGCTCGAGGTGACCGGGGAGCGCGTCCTCGGTAGCGGCTCGCCCGTCGGGGCCATCCGGGTCGGCGCAGGCCTGCGCTGA
- a CDS encoding FHA domain-containing protein, translating to MQQPGAHGRSTDQAADAWLPESTLDPATRAWLTGIDRGASPAGQTEGTDGALADHEAPPTDETAVDPALSADADHHDLAPRSAPTHVHGSGTGLGDWTGRSAAATDDVSAEPTLDPDAFTAEVVAPQDDPEVQRADAWDAGAGTPEAGSTPAWEPPAAAAAPTSGPSWWIGRAPSVDATGGPASDRRVTDDTASGTPSDDAPRPGDTAAFQPLAERRTPRPAPLVAPGSQSTTCHVCGHMLEPDDIFCEECGSVRPAVTAAFTGPVMPLPLTRPDWAADEEALRSAVSDAHELTEEKDGLPAEGSDVHDAGDQDDAVRVGADGTDGAAGSEDPADDGVRDGSGGTGAGDHADRLPAPGTASDGAPSPDPEISSEAAEGGAASDGPRDPAGSDDAGEGDVTGEGDVTGEGDVTGEGDVTGEATDSSLDVPDHDQATETGAEARSETDVHLRPAAAPLPPVAAPLPPVAAPLPPVTPASPTGAAERTEAVTDEDASADEDTSADDDVEATRIVSRAPAQAPFLLHFSTGERLGVHGSALLGRLPRPEADEQFDGLLTIRDPGKSVSKTHLELGRDGDDLWVSDRYSGNGTMIRHIDGSIRRCEPGRRYRVERGARVDIGEQFFLVQ from the coding sequence TTGCAGCAGCCGGGCGCGCACGGGCGGAGTACGGACCAGGCTGCCGACGCCTGGTTGCCGGAGTCGACCCTCGACCCCGCGACCCGTGCCTGGTTGACCGGCATCGACCGCGGTGCGTCCCCCGCCGGGCAGACCGAGGGGACGGACGGCGCGCTCGCTGATCACGAGGCTCCGCCGACCGACGAGACCGCGGTCGACCCCGCCCTGTCGGCGGACGCCGACCACCACGACCTCGCGCCGCGCAGCGCCCCGACGCACGTCCACGGCTCCGGCACCGGCCTCGGGGACTGGACCGGACGCTCGGCCGCTGCGACGGACGACGTGTCCGCCGAACCGACGCTGGATCCCGATGCCTTCACGGCCGAGGTGGTCGCTCCGCAGGACGACCCCGAGGTCCAGCGCGCCGACGCCTGGGACGCCGGAGCCGGCACGCCCGAGGCGGGCAGCACGCCGGCGTGGGAACCGCCCGCCGCCGCTGCCGCGCCCACGTCCGGTCCCTCGTGGTGGATCGGCCGTGCGCCGTCCGTCGACGCCACCGGTGGTCCGGCGAGCGATCGCCGCGTCACCGACGACACCGCGTCCGGCACCCCGTCCGATGATGCGCCCCGCCCCGGTGACACCGCCGCCTTCCAGCCGCTGGCCGAACGTCGGACCCCCCGCCCGGCACCGCTCGTCGCGCCCGGCAGCCAGAGCACGACCTGTCACGTGTGTGGCCACATGCTCGAGCCCGACGACATCTTCTGCGAGGAGTGCGGGTCGGTCCGTCCCGCCGTCACGGCCGCCTTCACCGGTCCGGTGATGCCGTTGCCGCTCACCCGTCCGGACTGGGCCGCCGACGAGGAAGCCCTGCGCAGCGCGGTCTCGGACGCCCACGAGTTGACCGAGGAGAAGGACGGGCTGCCCGCCGAGGGGTCCGACGTGCACGACGCCGGTGACCAGGACGACGCGGTGCGCGTCGGAGCCGACGGCACGGACGGTGCTGCCGGGTCCGAGGATCCTGCCGACGACGGAGTGCGGGACGGTTCCGGCGGTACTGGTGCGGGCGACCACGCCGACCGACTCCCGGCCCCTGGCACCGCCTCGGACGGTGCTCCTTCCCCCGACCCGGAGATCTCCAGCGAGGCGGCGGAGGGTGGCGCCGCCTCGGATGGTCCCCGTGACCCGGCGGGTTCCGACGATGCCGGCGAAGGTGACGTCACCGGCGAAGGCGACGTCACCGGCGAAGGCGACGTCACCGGCGAAGGCGACGTCACCGGCGAGGCGACGGACTCGTCGCTCGACGTTCCGGACCACGACCAGGCCACGGAGACCGGAGCGGAGGCCCGTTCCGAGACCGACGTGCACCTCCGGCCCGCCGCCGCGCCGCTTCCCCCCGTCGCCGCGCCGCTTCCCCCGGTCGCCGCGCCGCTCCCGCCGGTCACCCCTGCGTCACCGACGGGTGCAGCGGAGCGCACCGAGGCCGTGACGGACGAGGACGCCAGCGCGGACGAGGACACGAGCGCGGACGACGACGTCGAAGCGACACGGATCGTCTCCCGGGCACCTGCGCAGGCACCGTTCCTGCTCCACTTCAGCACCGGCGAGCGTCTCGGTGTGCACGGATCCGCGCTGCTCGGCCGACTGCCTCGGCCCGAGGCCGACGAACAGTTCGACGGTCTGCTGACGATCCGCGACCCCGGCAAGTCGGTGTCGAAGACGCATCTGGAACTCGGACGGGACGGCGACGACCTCTGGGTCTCCGACCGGTACTCGGGCAACGGCACGATGATCCGACACATCGACGGCTCGATCCGCCGGTGCGAGCCAGGACGTCGGTACCGCGTCGAACGTGGTGCCCGCGTCGACATCGGGGAGCAGTTCTTCCTCGTCCAGTGA
- a CDS encoding transglutaminase domain-containing protein, producing MSVDSGQRRPRGAARRDRPSPVRLVGGTLAVWLLLAVASVAWWPVYQDTSMVAAGVTALVVGSLVAVLGAVSRLPAAAVAVATVVGFAATGVPTAVPDEAAGLLPTGRGLVDLFAGVALAWRQLLTVDLPVGSYEALLVPYAVSVLLAAVTGVSVATRASRPELASLPALALFVAGVVVGPSRLETSVVLAVVLAGIALVWALTSRHVRRAVAVAGTTGARVPVGRAVVRPALVGTATIAVAAVVATGLGLVVTPSAARTVARTDVVKPFDPTTQVSPLSGFRAYQRSDEADRTQLTVSGLPAGGFVRVATLDTYDGVVYRVGGPDGAAASGSFERVPTSVDTRDVRGTRVRVDVRVSGYRGVWLPTVGDLEAVTFRGAAADEERSAFFLNRSTGTAALVDGVTGRTRYSLSAVLPDQPTEDELVDARPGDAAVPTPRSVPDAVRDVVRADTDDGTAPGAQLLAVLRALARDGYVSHGVGDDRPSRSGHGADRIEQLLTAQPMVGDQEQYAVAAALMAREIGFPARVVLGFTPGGDSGAPADTTVDDTTTFRGSDVTARIEVDTAQWGWVMLDPNPDVREIPDESEQTPEPVTRPETVVPPPPAEPQEQDQQTPPDADRETPPTQPLWLQVLLAVLPWALGVLGLSMVLLLPAAGIVLVKRLRRRRRRRAPDPRARVVGAWDEYRDALLDGGHDVVPTATRQEVASTAPGSDGAALAAGADAAVFGPADVDDQTAERTWAIADTAIVALGSGRDRRARFRAATSLRSLRSRRPAWSVPSRHAAEPAESASAGPPAAVGGRSERR from the coding sequence ATGAGTGTCGACTCCGGCCAGCGGCGTCCACGCGGAGCAGCGCGTCGGGACCGCCCGTCGCCGGTGCGCCTCGTCGGCGGGACGCTCGCGGTCTGGCTCCTCCTCGCGGTCGCGAGCGTCGCCTGGTGGCCCGTGTACCAGGACACGTCGATGGTCGCCGCGGGCGTCACGGCGCTCGTCGTCGGGTCACTGGTGGCGGTCCTCGGTGCCGTGTCGCGCCTCCCGGCCGCGGCCGTGGCGGTCGCCACGGTCGTGGGGTTCGCCGCGACGGGCGTGCCGACGGCGGTACCGGACGAGGCCGCCGGCCTCCTCCCGACCGGTCGCGGTCTCGTCGACCTGTTCGCCGGTGTCGCCCTCGCCTGGCGGCAGCTCCTCACCGTCGACCTGCCGGTCGGGTCCTACGAGGCGCTCCTGGTGCCGTACGCCGTGTCCGTGCTGCTCGCTGCAGTGACCGGTGTGAGCGTCGCCACCAGGGCCTCCCGTCCGGAACTCGCCAGCCTGCCGGCGCTCGCGCTGTTCGTCGCCGGAGTGGTGGTCGGTCCGTCGCGACTCGAGACGTCCGTCGTGCTCGCGGTGGTCCTGGCGGGCATCGCGCTCGTGTGGGCACTGACCTCCCGGCACGTCCGGCGAGCGGTCGCCGTCGCCGGCACGACCGGCGCGCGCGTCCCGGTCGGCCGGGCGGTCGTCCGGCCGGCCCTCGTCGGCACGGCCACGATCGCCGTGGCAGCGGTGGTCGCGACCGGGCTCGGTCTCGTGGTGACGCCCTCCGCGGCGCGCACGGTCGCCCGGACGGACGTGGTCAAGCCGTTCGACCCGACCACGCAGGTCAGCCCCCTGAGCGGGTTCCGGGCCTACCAGCGGTCGGACGAGGCCGACCGGACCCAACTGACCGTGAGCGGCTTGCCGGCAGGGGGCTTCGTGCGGGTCGCCACGCTCGACACGTACGACGGCGTCGTCTACCGGGTCGGTGGACCGGACGGGGCGGCGGCGTCCGGGTCCTTCGAGCGGGTGCCGACGTCGGTCGACACCCGCGACGTCCGCGGCACCCGGGTCCGGGTCGACGTGCGCGTGAGCGGCTACCGGGGCGTGTGGCTGCCGACCGTCGGCGACCTCGAAGCGGTCACGTTCCGCGGCGCAGCAGCCGACGAGGAGCGCTCGGCGTTCTTCCTCAACCGCTCGACCGGCACGGCCGCCCTCGTCGACGGGGTCACGGGTCGGACGCGCTACTCGCTGTCCGCCGTCCTGCCCGACCAGCCGACGGAGGACGAGCTCGTCGACGCCCGACCCGGCGACGCGGCCGTGCCGACGCCCCGTTCCGTGCCGGATGCCGTGCGGGACGTCGTGCGGGCCGACACCGACGACGGCACGGCCCCGGGGGCGCAGCTGCTCGCGGTGCTGCGGGCGCTCGCGCGCGACGGGTACGTGAGCCACGGGGTCGGAGACGACCGCCCGAGTCGGAGCGGCCACGGCGCCGACCGAATCGAACAGCTGCTCACCGCGCAGCCGATGGTGGGGGACCAGGAGCAGTACGCGGTGGCCGCAGCGCTGATGGCGCGGGAGATCGGTTTCCCAGCGCGGGTCGTGCTCGGGTTCACCCCCGGTGGTGACTCCGGAGCACCGGCCGACACGACGGTCGACGACACCACGACGTTCCGCGGATCGGACGTCACGGCGCGCATCGAGGTCGACACCGCGCAGTGGGGGTGGGTCATGCTCGACCCCAACCCGGACGTGCGGGAGATCCCGGACGAGTCGGAGCAGACGCCGGAACCGGTGACCCGTCCTGAGACGGTCGTGCCCCCGCCACCCGCCGAGCCGCAGGAACAGGACCAGCAGACGCCGCCGGACGCCGACCGCGAGACCCCACCCACGCAGCCGCTCTGGTTGCAGGTCCTGCTCGCGGTGCTCCCGTGGGCACTCGGCGTGCTCGGTCTCTCGATGGTCCTGCTGCTCCCTGCCGCTGGCATCGTGCTCGTGAAGCGGCTCCGCCGGAGGCGACGGCGCCGTGCTCCGGATCCCAGAGCGCGTGTGGTCGGAGCGTGGGACGAGTACCGGGACGCCCTCCTCGACGGTGGTCACGACGTCGTTCCGACCGCCACCCGTCAGGAGGTCGCGTCGACCGCGCCGGGCTCGGACGGGGCCGCCCTCGCCGCGGGTGCCGACGCCGCGGTCTTCGGTCCGGCCGACGTCGACGACCAGACCGCCGAGCGGACCTGGGCGATCGCCGACACCGCGATCGTCGCGCTCGGGTCGGGGCGTGATCGTCGTGCCCGGTTCCGGGCGGCGACCTCGCTCCGCTCACTGCGGTCACGGCGTCCGGCGTGGTCCGTGCCGTCGAGGCATGCGGCGGAACCGGCGGAGTCAGCGTCGGCGGGGCCTCCGGCGGCCGTGGGAGGTCGCTCCGAGCGGCGGTGA
- a CDS encoding DUF58 domain-containing protein: MTDRRPVDTRSRRPVATRSRRGAAQERTGTVAGLTNVRTRLVGDRDDVAADAVVGVVRLWRTAWRLARRSWDEVSSVVTGLGWTVLALTVVAFVTGYRFGLREVVVVGWAGAVLVVIAAIALLGRSRLVIRMSLPQARVVVGGEAGVTVTAENPTRLPSVPTTVELPVGTGLVDVVVPAVAPNGSHEQHVPVPTTRRGVLDVGPLTGVRADPVGLVRREVVWTAREQVVVHPRTIAIPSTSTGLVRDLEGQATTDLSPADIAFHAIREYVPGDHPRTIHWKSTAKTGAFMVRQFEDTRRSHLVVGLGVSRSEFDDDEEFELAVSVAASLGARAVRDGREVTVVVSERTPEFAKRPVRAVQTLPTVTPTRLLDAFASVGLADACLPVAEVAGIVGRDTVGISVAFLVVGSTVGVAALRLAASRFPVGVEVVAVVCEPEAVPRSVRVAGLTVMTIGYLEDLRHALHRSVSA, encoded by the coding sequence GTGACCGATCGCCGGCCCGTCGACACGCGCTCCCGTCGTCCCGTCGCGACGCGGTCGCGTCGTGGCGCGGCGCAGGAACGCACCGGGACGGTCGCCGGCCTGACGAACGTCCGCACGCGTCTCGTCGGGGACCGTGACGACGTCGCCGCCGACGCGGTCGTGGGGGTCGTCCGTCTCTGGCGTACGGCCTGGAGGCTCGCCCGCCGTTCCTGGGACGAGGTGTCGTCGGTGGTCACCGGCCTGGGGTGGACCGTCCTGGCCCTCACGGTCGTCGCGTTCGTCACCGGGTACCGCTTCGGTCTGCGCGAGGTCGTCGTCGTCGGGTGGGCCGGGGCGGTCCTCGTCGTCATCGCGGCGATCGCGCTGCTCGGCCGGTCACGACTCGTGATCCGGATGTCGCTCCCGCAGGCCCGGGTGGTGGTCGGTGGCGAGGCCGGGGTGACCGTCACGGCCGAGAACCCGACGCGCCTGCCCTCGGTCCCGACCACGGTCGAACTCCCCGTCGGCACCGGCCTGGTCGACGTGGTCGTCCCGGCGGTCGCTCCGAACGGGAGCCATGAGCAGCACGTCCCGGTGCCGACGACGCGTCGGGGTGTGCTCGACGTCGGGCCGCTGACGGGGGTCCGGGCGGACCCGGTCGGGCTCGTCCGGCGCGAGGTCGTCTGGACCGCGCGCGAGCAGGTCGTCGTGCACCCGCGGACGATCGCGATCCCCTCGACGAGCACCGGGCTCGTCCGTGACCTCGAGGGCCAGGCGACCACCGACCTCTCCCCGGCCGACATCGCGTTCCACGCAATCCGGGAGTACGTGCCCGGCGACCACCCACGGACCATCCACTGGAAGTCGACCGCCAAGACGGGCGCGTTCATGGTGCGGCAGTTCGAGGACACCAGGAGGTCGCACCTGGTCGTCGGCCTCGGGGTGTCCCGCTCCGAGTTCGACGACGACGAGGAGTTCGAGCTCGCGGTCAGCGTCGCCGCCTCGCTCGGTGCGCGAGCGGTCCGGGACGGCCGCGAGGTGACCGTCGTCGTGTCGGAGCGGACCCCGGAGTTCGCGAAGCGGCCGGTCCGTGCCGTGCAGACACTGCCGACGGTGACCCCGACGCGGCTGCTGGACGCGTTCGCCAGCGTGGGGCTCGCCGACGCGTGCCTGCCGGTGGCCGAGGTCGCGGGCATCGTCGGACGTGACACGGTGGGGATCTCGGTCGCGTTCCTCGTCGTGGGCTCGACCGTGGGCGTCGCGGCGCTGCGGCTCGCGGCCAGCCGGTTCCCGGTCGGTGTCGAGGTGGTCGCCGTCGTCTGTGAGCCGGAGGCGGTGCCGCGTTCGGTGCGGGTGGCCGGGTTGACGGTCATGACGATCGGGTACCTCGAGGACCTCCGGCACGCCCTGCACCGGTCGGTGAGCGCATGA
- a CDS encoding MoxR family ATPase: MSMTPEQAAWFADVAGRIVTNVEQVLLGKTFVIRLAVTAMLSEGHLLLEDVPGTGKTSLARALAQSVQGATSRIQFTPDLLPGDISGISVYDQRAQEFEFHRGPVFANIVLADEINRASPKTQSALLEAMEESAVTVDGVTHRLAQPFMVVATQNPIEQAGTYRLPEAQLDRFLMKTSIGYPDHAATVRILEAASAPSVSVPLASVVPAATVTEMAALARTVHVDAVIADYVARLVDGTRAASEVRLGVSVRGAMGLIRASRVHAAVNGRHYVTPDDVKALAQPVLAHRLVLDAEAEFDGVDASSVIAQLLVETPPPADRVPR; encoded by the coding sequence ATGAGCATGACCCCGGAGCAGGCCGCCTGGTTCGCCGACGTCGCCGGCCGCATCGTCACCAACGTCGAGCAGGTGCTCCTCGGCAAGACGTTCGTCATCCGCCTGGCGGTCACGGCGATGCTCAGCGAGGGACACCTGCTGCTCGAGGACGTCCCCGGCACCGGCAAGACGAGTCTCGCGCGGGCCCTCGCGCAGAGCGTGCAGGGGGCGACCAGCCGGATCCAGTTCACCCCGGACCTGCTGCCCGGTGACATCAGCGGCATCAGCGTCTACGACCAGCGGGCGCAGGAGTTCGAGTTCCACCGGGGGCCGGTCTTCGCGAACATCGTCCTCGCCGACGAGATCAACCGGGCCAGCCCGAAGACCCAGTCCGCGCTGCTCGAGGCGATGGAGGAGTCCGCCGTCACGGTCGACGGCGTCACGCACCGGCTCGCGCAGCCCTTCATGGTGGTCGCCACCCAGAACCCGATCGAGCAGGCCGGGACCTACCGGCTGCCCGAGGCACAGCTCGACCGCTTCCTCATGAAGACCTCGATCGGTTACCCGGACCACGCCGCGACGGTGAGGATCCTCGAGGCCGCCTCGGCGCCGTCCGTGTCCGTGCCGCTCGCGAGCGTCGTCCCCGCCGCGACCGTCACCGAGATGGCCGCCCTGGCGCGCACCGTCCACGTCGACGCGGTCATCGCGGACTACGTCGCCCGCCTGGTGGACGGTACCCGAGCCGCCAGCGAGGTCCGGCTGGGTGTCAGCGTCCGCGGCGCGATGGGCCTGATCCGTGCGAGCCGTGTCCACGCGGCCGTCAACGGACGCCACTACGTCACGCCGGACGACGTGAAGGCCCTCGCGCAACCGGTCCTCGCGCACCGCCTGGTCCTCGACGCCGAAGCCGAGTTCGACGGGGTCGACGCGTCGAGCGTCATCGCCCAGCTCCTCGTCGAGACGCCCCCACCCGCCGACCGGGTCCCACGGTGA